AAGTTGATGCAGAAGAGGTCCTCGCGCTGGCGTCACTGATGACCTGGAAGACTGCGGTTGTGGGGATACCGTATGGCGGAGCCAAAGGTGGTATTGCCGTTGATCCACGAAAACTGAGTGAAGGTGAACTCGAACAGATGACTCGCCGGTTCGTTGATGAAATTCAGGATGTGATTGGTCCTGACAAAGATATCCCGGCGCCGGATATGGGGACCAATGCGCAGGTGATGGCCTGGATTGTCAACCAGTACGAGAAATTTCACGGATTCAACCCGGCCTGCGTGACCGGGAAACCTTTGGAGCTTCACGGAGCGGACGGACGCGAGGAGGCCACGGGTCGGGGGGTTGGCTTGCTGACCGAAGCCCTGCTTAAGAAAAATGGCAGATCGCTGAAGGATGCAACCGTTGCCATCCAGGGGTTCGGGAATGTGGGAACATTTACTGCCGCCTACATTCATGATCGAGGTGGGAAAGTGCTCGCAATTTCCGATGTCAGTGGAGCCAAGTACGAACCGGCCGGAATTGATATTCCTGCCGCTATTGAACATGTGCAGCAGCACCGTTCGCTGGCAGATTTTGAATCGTCTCAGACGATTCAAAACGAAGAACTTCTCACGCTGGATGTCGATGTTCTCATTCCGGCGGCGCTGGGTGGCGTTATTACCAGGCAGAATGCTGATGAGATCCGAGCCCCGTATGTGATCGAGGCCGCCAATGGTCCGGTTTTGCCGGATGCGGATGATATCCTTCAGAGAAACAATGTGATCGTGCTTCCTGATGTACTGGCCAATGCCGGCGGGGTGACTGTTAGTTATTTCGAATGGGTACAAAATCAACAGTATTTCCGATGGGATCTGGAACGTACACGTAATGAACTGGCCAAAACATT
The Fuerstiella sp. genome window above contains:
- a CDS encoding glutamate dehydrogenase; this encodes MSAFESVCRYFEEAAGVIDLSPNMKKLLLTPEREVKVQVAMKLDNGEIATFVGFRMQHNSARGPMKGGLRFHHEVDAEEVLALASLMTWKTAVVGIPYGGAKGGIAVDPRKLSEGELEQMTRRFVDEIQDVIGPDKDIPAPDMGTNAQVMAWIVNQYEKFHGFNPACVTGKPLELHGADGREEATGRGVGLLTEALLKKNGRSLKDATVAIQGFGNVGTFTAAYIHDRGGKVLAISDVSGAKYEPAGIDIPAAIEHVQQHRSLADFESSQTIQNEELLTLDVDVLIPAALGGVITRQNADEIRAPYVIEAANGPVLPDADDILQRNNVIVLPDVLANAGGVTVSYFEWVQNQQYFRWDLERTRNELAKTLTDSFEKMWNLATEKRIPLRTAAYLMGIGRVGRATVLAGI